In Bartonella machadoae, a single genomic region encodes these proteins:
- a CDS encoding rhomboid family intramembrane serine protease, producing MKDIDHQDKNVLFLLKQPREPLLNVPFIIVVLIALCFGIYFVQEYFLSERLYIESLEFFSFTPSFFKIDPLKFCYTVISYSFMHGSLKHVTINMVWLLVFGSPLVKYFGNLRFLIFWGVTAILSVLTYFVVHPDSAISLVGASGVVSGMMGAFARYGFPQGYWGDRMQNERFLGPLLSIKQALCSRDVLVYMSIWLSVDFIIGISSFLFEEEGISVAWEAHIGGFISGFLLIGFFDISRKK from the coding sequence ATGAAAGATATTGATCACCAAGATAAGAATGTTTTGTTTTTACTAAAACAACCTAGAGAGCCATTGTTGAATGTTCCATTTATAATAGTCGTTTTGATAGCACTTTGTTTTGGTATTTATTTTGTTCAAGAGTATTTTTTGTCTGAGAGGCTCTATATCGAAAGTCTTGAATTTTTTTCATTTACACCAAGTTTCTTCAAGATTGATCCTTTAAAATTTTGTTATACTGTTATTAGTTATTCTTTCATGCATGGTAGTTTAAAACATGTTACTATTAATATGGTTTGGCTTTTGGTTTTTGGATCTCCTTTAGTAAAATATTTCGGTAATTTACGTTTTTTGATTTTTTGGGGAGTAACAGCAATTCTCTCTGTGTTGACTTATTTTGTCGTTCATCCAGACAGTGCGATATCACTTGTTGGTGCATCGGGTGTAGTTTCTGGAATGATGGGCGCATTTGCCCGTTACGGTTTTCCTCAGGGTTATTGGGGAGACAGGATGCAGAATGAAAGATTTTTAGGTCCTTTATTGTCTATCAAACAAGCACTCTGTTCAAGGGATGTGCTTGTTTATATGAGTATATGGTTGAGTGTTGATTTTATCATAGGTATTTCTTCTTTTTTGTTTGAAGAAGAGGGTATTTCAGTAGCATGGGAAGCGCATATTGGCGGTTTTATTTCAGGATTTTTGTTGATTGGTTTTTTTGATATTTCACGAAAAAAATGA
- a CDS encoding TrmH family RNA methyltransferase yields MKEKISKNSHYARLRRQYRDKKAFSSRSTSHQKKEAAPLQDGKIRLYGLHSVHAALKNPKRTFGGLYVTPNALKRLNIPESDLPCPITLCSPKQLDALVGSDAVHQGIVVETAPLKPCQLSELTNTDLVIVMDQITDPHNVGAIMRSAVAFKAQALITTCRHSPQESGVLAKAASGALEMINYITVGNLAEALQELHKAGFSSFGLDSEGNYPLETTLTGNKIALVLGAEGKGLRKKTRETVYALTRLDMPGNIKSLNVSNAATIALYAAHKYLRP; encoded by the coding sequence ATGAAAGAAAAAATATCAAAGAATTCTCATTATGCTCGTCTACGTCGCCAATATCGCGATAAAAAAGCCTTCTCTTCTCGATCTACCTCGCACCAAAAAAAGGAAGCAGCCCCCTTACAAGATGGGAAAATTCGCCTTTATGGTCTCCATTCGGTTCATGCCGCTTTAAAAAATCCAAAAAGAACTTTTGGTGGTCTCTATGTTACACCAAATGCCCTAAAACGATTAAATATACCCGAATCAGATTTACCTTGCCCTATTACATTATGTTCCCCCAAACAACTTGACGCACTTGTTGGAAGTGATGCAGTGCATCAAGGTATTGTTGTGGAAACTGCCCCACTCAAGCCATGCCAATTGTCTGAACTCACGAATACCGATCTTGTCATTGTAATGGATCAAATTACTGATCCCCATAATGTTGGTGCTATTATGCGCTCTGCTGTTGCCTTTAAAGCGCAAGCCCTTATCACAACTTGTCGTCACTCCCCCCAAGAAAGTGGAGTTCTTGCTAAAGCCGCATCAGGTGCTTTAGAGATGATTAATTATATCACGGTAGGAAATCTCGCCGAAGCACTACAAGAACTTCATAAAGCAGGCTTTAGCAGTTTTGGACTCGATTCAGAAGGCAACTATCCTCTAGAAACAACATTAACAGGAAATAAAATTGCTCTTGTTTTAGGAGCAGAAGGAAAAGGTTTACGTAAAAAAACACGCGAAACCGTTTACGCATTAACGCGTCTTGATATGCCTGGAAATATTAAATCATTAAATGTTTCAAACGCAGCAACAATCGCACTTTATGCGGCTCATAAGTATCTTAGACCATAA
- a CDS encoding NADH:ubiquinone oxidoreductase subunit NDUFA12, giving the protein MASFLKQIFTWWSGNTVNTRFFTWRKGKRVGEDQFGNIYYEGGMHKDGYSRRWVIYKGYSEASTIPPGWHGWIHHRCDNPPTQEDYQPHEWEKPHIANMTGTSDAYRPKGAIPYGGERSYEPEDYDAWLPER; this is encoded by the coding sequence ATGGCTAGTTTTTTGAAGCAAATCTTCACGTGGTGGAGTGGAAATACTGTAAACACACGCTTTTTTACGTGGCGCAAAGGTAAACGCGTCGGGGAAGATCAGTTTGGCAATATTTATTATGAGGGAGGCATGCATAAAGATGGTTATTCGCGGCGTTGGGTAATCTATAAAGGTTATTCTGAAGCTTCTACTATTCCACCAGGTTGGCATGGTTGGATTCATCATCGCTGTGATAATCCTCCGACACAAGAGGATTATCAGCCTCATGAATGGGAAAAGCCTCATATCGCTAATATGACAGGGACAAGTGATGCTTATCGTCCAAAGGGGGCTATCCCTTACGGTGGTGAGCGCTCTTATGAGCCTGAGGATTATGATGCATGGTTGCCTGAGAGATAA
- a CDS encoding DUF4102 domain-containing protein, which translates to MNRLNAKFVATLRDGKEYDGAILYLYKHKDVGAQWLYRYIVYGNRHKMELGGIKKYLF; encoded by the coding sequence ATGAATCGTCTCAATGCAAAATTTGTTGCAACATTGAGGGATGGTAAAGAGTATGATGGTGCCATCTTGTACCTTTACAAGCATAAAGATGTTGGTGCTCAATGGCTTTATCGATATATCGTTTACGGGAACCGTCATAAAATGGAATTGGGGGGCATTAAAAAGTATCTCTTTTAA
- a CDS encoding DUF2155 domain-containing protein, whose protein sequence is MQIVVVMSPVGVVRAERISNGIAVFAGLDKITGRTTRFEVFLGKVYQYGALQVIPRACYTSSKDEPTRTTGFVEVNEVTLDKKVRRIFTGWMFADSPGLNAVEHPIYDVWLKDCKQDS, encoded by the coding sequence ATGCAAATTGTAGTGGTTATGTCCCCTGTTGGTGTGGTGCGAGCTGAGCGTATTAGCAATGGCATTGCTGTTTTTGCAGGTCTTGATAAAATTACGGGTCGGACTACGCGTTTTGAAGTTTTTCTCGGTAAAGTTTATCAATATGGTGCTTTACAAGTTATTCCACGCGCATGTTATACGAGTTCTAAGGATGAACCCACCCGCACAACAGGTTTTGTTGAAGTCAATGAAGTAACACTTGATAAAAAAGTGCGGCGTATTTTTACAGGGTGGATGTTTGCAGATAGTCCTGGGTTAAATGCTGTAGAACATCCTATTTACGATGTGTGGTTAAAGGATTGTAAGCAGGATTCTTAG